The following are from one region of the Coriobacteriia bacterium genome:
- a CDS encoding UDP-glucuronic acid decarboxylase family protein has product MVTGGAGFLGSHLCDRLIAEGHEVLCVDNFYTGSRRNVMHLLSHPSFELLRHDITFPLYVEVDEIYNLACPASPFHYQRHPVQTTKTSVHGAINMLGLAKRTGARILQASTSEVYGDPEEHPQSESYWGRVNPIGPRSCYDEGKRCAETLFFDYYRQYRLKIKVVRLFNVYGPRMHPCDGRVISNFITQALQGNDLTVNGEGNQTRSFSFVSDIVDALVRAMATPDDFTGPVNIGSEFEFTIKELAEKVIDLTGSSSVLRFEPLPVDDPIQRRPDLALAREHLDWEAVTTLDEGLRHTIDYFQMLGEEAAS; this is encoded by the coding sequence ATGGTGACCGGTGGCGCGGGTTTCCTCGGCTCGCACCTGTGCGATCGTTTGATTGCTGAAGGTCACGAAGTGCTCTGCGTGGACAACTTCTATACGGGCAGCCGCCGGAACGTGATGCACCTACTGTCGCATCCTTCGTTCGAGCTGCTCAGGCACGACATCACGTTTCCGCTCTACGTCGAGGTTGACGAGATCTATAACCTCGCATGTCCCGCATCTCCTTTCCACTATCAGCGCCATCCGGTCCAGACAACCAAGACGAGCGTTCACGGGGCAATCAACATGCTCGGCCTCGCCAAACGCACGGGCGCGCGGATCCTTCAGGCATCCACGAGCGAGGTCTATGGAGATCCCGAGGAGCATCCGCAAAGTGAGTCGTACTGGGGCCGAGTGAACCCGATCGGACCTCGAAGCTGCTACGACGAGGGAAAGCGGTGCGCCGAAACCCTCTTCTTCGACTACTACCGTCAGTACCGGCTGAAGATCAAGGTCGTGCGCCTGTTCAACGTCTACGGCCCGCGAATGCACCCGTGCGACGGACGGGTGATCAGCAACTTCATCACGCAAGCGCTCCAAGGCAATGACCTCACGGTGAACGGAGAGGGGAACCAGACCCGCTCCTTCTCCTTTGTGTCCGACATAGTGGATGCGCTGGTGCGTGCGATGGCTACCCCTGACGACTTCACCGGCCCCGTCAACATCGGCTCGGAGTTCGAGTTCACCATCAAGGAGCTCGCCGAGAAGGTAATCGACCTGACCGGCTCGTCGTCGGTGCTGCGTTTCGAACCGCTGCCCGTGGACGACCCCATCCAGCGTCGGCCGGATCTCGCGCTAGCGCGAGAGCATCTGGATTGGGAGGCCGTGACCACTCTCGATGAGGGGCTGCGTCACACCATTGACTACTTCCAGATGCTCGGTGAAGAGGCGGCTTCATGA